In the genome of Triticum urartu cultivar G1812 chromosome 5, Tu2.1, whole genome shotgun sequence, one region contains:
- the LOC125506517 gene encoding uncharacterized protein LOC125506517, whose product MSSPPPTSGREQIADIKAPRPHAADTTGAAGDIGAVEANQAVSVGEAKATPSPATICPACTESWSSDGPHRMCCIPCGHVYGRSCMESLLGRSGQNSANQCPQCGKQFEEKLIINLYAPENMLEGCCSPEEIKAFYEHIFVAVRARCIEIQQWFRERVAQMERIVNKKLTMAKANVMLMKERLKKMAEQEKMVPKDMIVFMEQNCPQLMICVSCVFSSIPAPGMEGGDEIANVEIMVREGPCHHAVEASERGGRGNELNHTVSGSGEETNGSYRESIYFGEYNANISNKEANRMLVSANMEASAEGGKGIDAKAPARPTCSICMEPWTSTDEHHICCIPCGHVYGWSCLIRWLRDQLSRNENLKCPQCAEKFEGNLINLHAPLCQEVHAYYETKLAEFEASREECMIFAKYHSQYDLLSAQAKFRDELRALISPEIAEVERVMMEHVAKANGSLVLMKEHMKKMAEEDTVTTEHLIGYMEQTCHCSCLFPTLPNLPI is encoded by the exons ATGTCGTCCCCGCCGCCCACATCTGGTAGGGAGCAGATCGCCGACATCAAGGCGCCGCGTCCGCACGCCGCGGACACCACCGGCGCAGCGGGAGACATCGGAGCTGTCGAGGCAAACCAAGCAGTGTCCGTCGGTGAGGCCAAGGCGACGCCGTCGCCGGCGACCATCTGCCCCGCCTGCACGGAGTCCTGGAGCAGCGACGGCCCTCATCGCATGTG TTGTATTCCTTGTGGGCATGTGTACGGCAGATCTTGTATGGAGTCGTTGCTGGGTCGTTCTGGCCAGAATAGTGCCAATCAG TGCCCTCAGTGTGGCAAACAATTTGAGGAGAAGCTTATAATCAACCTCTACGCACCAGAAAACATGTTGGAGGGTTGCTGCAGTCCTGAG GAAATTAAAGCGTTTTACGAACATATATTTGTTGCAGTAAGGGCAAGGTGTATTGAGATTCAACAATGGTTTAGAGAACGGGTTGCTCAGATGGAGAGAATAGTAAACAAAAAGTTGACAATGGCTAAGGCCAACGTGATGTTAATGAAGGAGCGATTGAAGAAGATGGCTGAACAAGAAAAGATGGTGCCAAAGGATATGATAGTGTTCATGGAGCAGAATTGCCCTCAGCTGATGATTTGTGTGTCGTGCGTGTTCTCGTCCATACCAGCACCTGGTATGGAAGGTGGGGATGAGATTGCCAATGTCGAAATTATGGTCAGAGAGGGGCCTTGTCACCATGCCGTGGAAGCTAGTGAACGGGGTGGCAGAGGCAATGAGTTAAATCATACTGTATCTGGTTCGGGCGAGGAGACCAATGGCTCATACAGAGAGAGTATCTACTTTGGTGAATATAATGCGAACATCTCCAACAAAGAAGCAAATAGGATGCTGGTGAGTGCGAACATGGAGGCTTCAGCTGAAGGGGGGAAAGGCATTGATGCTAAGGCACCAGCACGGCCAACCTGCTCTATCTGCATGGAACCGTGGACCTCCACGGACGAGCATCACATCTG TTGTATTCCTTGTGGGCATGTCTACGGCTGGTCGTGCCTAATAAGGTGGCTCAGGGATCAGCTTTCAAGGAATGAGAATCTGAAG TGCCCTCAATGTGCGGAAAAATTTGAAGGCAATCTTATCAACCTCCATGCACCATTGTGTCAG GAAGTGCATGCGTATTATGAAACTAAGTTGGCTGAGTTTGAGGCATCGAGGGAAGAATGTATGATATTTGCAAAATATCATTCTCAGTATGACCTGCTAAGTGCACAGGCGAAGTTTCGGGATGAGCTGCGTGCACTAATTAGCCCTGAAATTGCTGAGGTTGAAAGAGTGATGATGGAACACGTGGCAAAGGCTAACGGTAGCTTGGTGCTGATGAAGGAGCACATGAAGAAGATGGCTGAAGAAGACACGGTGACAACGGAGCATCTGATCGGATACATGGAACAGACTTGCCATTGCTCTTGCCTCTTTCCTACCCTACCCAATCTACCCATATGA